From a single Lytechinus variegatus isolate NC3 chromosome 9, Lvar_3.0, whole genome shotgun sequence genomic region:
- the LOC121421994 gene encoding cell wall protein DAN4-like, whose product MTTTYLTTTAFQTTANPTSTAVMTTFPTTVAQTSTKPATTLLVTKVLTTLQTTHPPLTTLKTTSASTTDMQTSTNPTTSTPSPTTTFHSSTDPTTYPSTTLQTTTNPTKSIPTTLGFTRAVETSNALTSAPQTPSNSSDPQTSTQDTSSIETNVNTCNSSEVVLNSEG is encoded by the exons ATGACTACCACTTATCTTACGACTACAGCATTTCAGACAACAGCAAACCCAACATCAACCGCAGTGATGACTACCTTCCCTACAACAGTTGCTCAGACAAGTACAAAACCAGCAACGACCTTACTCGTTACCAAAGTCCTTACAACTCTACAGACGACCCATCCTCCTCTAACTACCCTTAAAACTACTAGTGCCTCTACAACAGATATGCAGACGTCCACAAATCCTACGACAAGTACACCTTCTCCTACAACTACTTTTCACAGTTCGACTGACCCTACAACATACCCTTCAACAACCCTTCAGACAACAACCAATCCTACGAAGAGCATTCCGACAACGCTTGGATTTACCAGAGCGGTTGAGACATCAAATGCCCTTACCTCAGCTCCTCAGACTCCTTCTAACAGTTCTGATCCCCAAACA TCTACGCAAGACACATCATCCATCGAAACAAACGTCAATACATGCAACTCATCTGAAGTGGTTTTGAATTCGGAAGGTTAG